In Nocardia sp. NBC_00403, one DNA window encodes the following:
- a CDS encoding ATP-dependent DNA helicase UvrD2 → MMEPVPALDLAALDPEQAAAVRAPRGPVCVLAGAGTGKTRTITHRIAHLVSAGHVKADQVLAVTFTARAAGEMRGRLRELGLGGEANQVQARTFHAAALRQLKYFWPQVVGEVPWQLIDRKFPIVAQAATKAGLSSATDSVRDLLSEIEWSKASLIAPEDYPAAVAKHRREPPYDPARVAEVYLAYEALKTSPEGLLLDFDDLLLHTAAALEDYPSVADEFRGRYRSFVVDEYQDVTPLQQRVLDAWLGERDDLTVVGDANQTIYSFTGATPAYLLDFSRRFPEATVIRLERDYRSTPQVVSLANRVIGAARGRIAGTRLQLIGQRPDGPEPVFAEYDDAPAEAAAVARFIKRRIEAGMPAAEIAVLYRINAQSEAYEQALTELGIPYQLRGGEGFFARAEVRQAVQALRTAAARDDLPDQARSGSALVTLVKAVLGPLGLTAAEPAGAQARERWSSLVALVRLTEELVGHDDQLDLPALLHELRARAEARHPPTVQGVTLASLHAAKGLEWDAVFLVGLADGTLPIAHVLGDKGSVADEGALEEERRLLYVGVTRAREYLQLSWALSRGEGSRRTRRRSRFLNGLVPDDSPASRIAAPASGATSNGIRPSCRVCAKPLIGTYATMLGRCRRCPAELDAELLAALQAWREEKALALEVREFVVFTDTTLTAIAEQLPGDDNALAAIPGIGSKKLDQYGADVLAIVASRLRSSPQNRR, encoded by the coding sequence ATGATGGAGCCCGTGCCAGCACTCGACCTCGCCGCCCTCGACCCGGAGCAGGCCGCCGCCGTGCGCGCGCCGCGAGGGCCGGTGTGTGTGCTCGCGGGCGCAGGTACCGGCAAGACCAGGACCATTACCCACCGGATCGCGCATCTGGTGTCGGCCGGGCACGTGAAGGCCGACCAGGTCCTCGCGGTGACGTTCACCGCGCGCGCAGCAGGGGAGATGCGTGGCCGACTGCGCGAACTCGGGCTCGGCGGCGAAGCGAATCAGGTGCAGGCGCGCACGTTCCACGCCGCGGCACTGCGCCAGCTGAAGTATTTCTGGCCACAGGTCGTCGGCGAGGTGCCGTGGCAGCTGATCGATCGCAAGTTCCCGATCGTGGCGCAGGCCGCGACCAAGGCCGGGCTCTCCTCGGCCACCGATAGCGTTCGCGACCTGCTCAGCGAAATCGAATGGTCGAAGGCCTCGCTGATCGCGCCGGAGGACTACCCCGCGGCGGTGGCCAAGCATCGGCGTGAGCCGCCCTACGACCCGGCGCGGGTGGCCGAGGTCTACCTCGCCTACGAAGCGCTCAAGACCTCGCCGGAGGGCCTGCTGCTCGACTTCGACGACCTGCTGCTGCACACCGCCGCCGCGCTGGAGGACTATCCATCGGTGGCCGACGAATTCCGCGGCCGCTACCGGAGTTTCGTTGTCGATGAATACCAGGACGTGACCCCGCTGCAGCAGCGGGTGCTCGACGCCTGGCTCGGCGAACGTGATGATCTGACAGTGGTCGGCGACGCGAACCAGACGATCTACTCCTTCACCGGCGCCACTCCCGCCTACCTGCTCGACTTTTCCCGGCGCTTCCCCGAGGCGACGGTGATCCGGCTGGAACGCGACTATCGCTCGACCCCGCAGGTGGTGTCGCTGGCCAACCGAGTGATCGGCGCCGCGCGTGGCCGCATCGCGGGCACTCGGCTGCAGCTGATCGGTCAGCGGCCCGATGGGCCCGAACCGGTGTTCGCCGAATACGACGACGCCCCTGCCGAGGCCGCCGCCGTGGCGCGGTTCATCAAACGGCGGATCGAGGCGGGCATGCCCGCCGCGGAGATCGCGGTGCTGTATCGCATCAACGCGCAGTCGGAGGCCTACGAACAGGCGCTGACCGAACTCGGCATCCCGTATCAGCTGCGCGGCGGTGAGGGCTTCTTCGCGCGAGCCGAGGTCAGGCAGGCCGTGCAAGCGTTGCGCACGGCCGCAGCCCGCGACGATCTGCCCGACCAGGCGCGCAGCGGAAGCGCCCTGGTCACCCTGGTCAAGGCGGTGCTGGGCCCGCTCGGACTCACCGCTGCCGAACCGGCGGGCGCGCAGGCGCGGGAGCGCTGGTCGTCACTGGTCGCACTGGTGCGGCTGACCGAGGAACTCGTCGGTCATGATGACCAGCTCGACCTGCCCGCTCTGCTGCACGAACTGCGCGCCCGCGCGGAGGCACGGCACCCACCGACCGTCCAGGGCGTGACGCTGGCGTCGCTGCATGCAGCGAAGGGCCTGGAGTGGGACGCGGTTTTCCTGGTCGGCCTCGCCGACGGCACGCTGCCGATCGCGCATGTGCTCGGTGACAAGGGCTCGGTCGCCGACGAGGGGGCGTTGGAAGAGGAACGCCGCCTGCTCTACGTCGGTGTGACCCGGGCCCGCGAATACCTGCAGCTGTCCTGGGCGCTGTCGCGCGGCGAGGGCAGCAGGCGCACGCGTCGGCGCTCCCGGTTCCTCAATGGCCTGGTCCCCGACGATTCCCCCGCGTCGCGGATCGCCGCGCCCGCCTCCGGCGCCACCTCGAACGGGATTCGCCCGTCCTGCCGGGTCTGTGCCAAGCCGCTGATCGGCACCTACGCCACGATGCTCGGTCGCTGTCGGCGCTGCCCGGCGGAATTGGACGCCGAGCTACTTGCGGCGCTGCAGGCGTGGCGGGAGGAGAAAGCGCTGGCACTGGAGGTTCGCGAGTTCGTGGTATTCACCGACACCACACTCACCGCGATCGCCGAGCAACTGCCCGGCGACGACAATGCGCTGGCGGCGATCCCCGGGATCGGGTCGAAGAAGCTCGATCAGTACGGCGCGGATGTGCTCGCTATCGTGGCGTCCCGGCTGCGGTCAAGCCCACAAAACCGCAGGTAG
- a CDS encoding MarR family winged helix-turn-helix transcriptional regulator, whose translation MSADRSDKGLRSRFAEADESPGLLLWQVTNRWQAAQRAALAPFDLTHVQFVLLASLTYLAARTEEPVMQRDLADHAATDPMMTSQVLRALEQKGLIERRDHPHDRRAKALMPTETGATLVNRALAAVEDCDSEFFAPLGADGRAFAGALTQLRDRATR comes from the coding sequence ATGAGTGCGGACCGATCCGACAAGGGCCTGCGCAGCAGGTTCGCGGAGGCCGACGAAAGCCCAGGGCTCTTGCTCTGGCAAGTGACCAATCGCTGGCAGGCGGCCCAGCGTGCGGCTCTGGCCCCCTTCGACCTCACCCACGTCCAGTTCGTCCTGCTTGCGTCGCTGACCTATCTGGCGGCCCGCACGGAAGAGCCGGTCATGCAGCGCGACCTCGCCGACCATGCCGCCACCGACCCGATGATGACCTCGCAAGTCCTGCGCGCGCTGGAACAGAAGGGCCTCATCGAACGCCGAGACCATCCGCACGACCGCAGGGCCAAGGCGCTGATGCCGACCGAGACCGGCGCGACGCTGGTCAATCGGGCCCTGGCCGCGGTCGAGGACTGCGACAGCGAATTCTTCGCTCCGCTCGGCGCCGACGGGCGCGCCTTCGCGGGCGCGCTCACGCAACTGCGCGACCGCGCGACCCGCTGA
- a CDS encoding EVE domain-containing protein, protein MASIETTRSVTATRYWLGVVSREHVRRGVELGIAQANHGKRSAVERLGPGDGFIYYSPREGMRAGAPIRAFTALGTIDDRPVWQADPQQVPGGGCFQPWRRSVSYRTEAREVPIDSLRAELELTSVPNWGMVLRRGLIELSAHDYALIAHAMLDGAEGGK, encoded by the coding sequence ATGGCAAGCATCGAAACGACCCGGTCCGTCACGGCGACGAGGTACTGGCTCGGCGTCGTCTCCAGAGAACATGTCCGCCGCGGGGTCGAGCTCGGCATCGCGCAGGCCAACCATGGCAAGCGGTCCGCGGTGGAGCGATTGGGCCCCGGCGACGGGTTCATCTATTACTCGCCGCGCGAAGGGATGCGGGCAGGCGCGCCGATCCGTGCGTTCACCGCCCTCGGCACCATCGACGACCGGCCGGTATGGCAGGCCGACCCGCAGCAGGTTCCCGGCGGCGGCTGCTTCCAGCCGTGGCGCCGGTCGGTGAGCTACCGGACCGAGGCACGGGAAGTCCCCATCGACAGCCTGCGCGCCGAACTCGAGCTCACCAGCGTGCCGAACTGGGGAATGGTGCTGCGTCGTGGGTTGATAGAACTCAGTGCACACGATTACGCGTTGATCGCACACGCCATGCTCGACGGCGCCGAGGGAGGCAAATGA
- a CDS encoding mycoredoxin, giving the protein MYSTTWCGYCRRLKTQLDEAGITYVEIDIEQDPTSAEFVGSVNNGNHVVPTVKFADGTTATNPSLAAVKSALAAIA; this is encoded by the coding sequence ATGTACTCGACCACCTGGTGCGGCTATTGCCGCAGGCTGAAGACCCAGCTGGACGAGGCCGGAATCACCTATGTCGAGATCGACATCGAACAAGACCCGACATCGGCCGAATTTGTCGGCAGTGTCAACAACGGCAACCATGTGGTGCCGACGGTGAAGTTCGCCGACGGCACCACCGCGACCAACCCGTCGCTCGCCGCAGTCAAGTCGGCACTTGCCGCAATCGCCTGA